A window of Polaribacter litorisediminis contains these coding sequences:
- the dnaJ gene encoding molecular chaperone DnaJ, with protein sequence MAKQDFYDILGISKSASQAEIKKGYRKMAIKYHPDKNPDDKTAEENFKKAAEAYEILSDENKKARYDQYGHAAFDGPQGGGGGFGGGGMNMDDIFSQFGDIFGGGGGFGGFGGGGQRQAMVKGSNMRIRVKLTLEEIAKGVEKKVKVRRKVQATGVRYKTCTTCNGSGQQMRVTNTILGRMQTATTCSTCSGAGEIISSKPAGADAQGLIIKEETVPINIPAGVTEGVQLKVGGKGNEAPGKNSISGDLLVLIEEIPHATLKREGTNIHYDLYINFSEAVLGTSKEVETVTGKVKIKIDAGTQSGRILRLKGKGLPSIERYGTGDFLIHTNVWTPQELNKEQRQFFEKMAKDDNFTPSPNTSDKSFFEKVKDMFS encoded by the coding sequence ATGGCAAAACAAGATTTTTACGACATATTAGGAATTTCAAAATCGGCTTCGCAGGCAGAAATTAAGAAAGGCTATAGAAAAATGGCAATCAAATATCATCCAGATAAAAATCCTGATGACAAAACTGCTGAAGAAAACTTTAAAAAAGCAGCAGAAGCTTATGAGATTTTAAGTGACGAAAATAAAAAAGCTCGTTACGATCAATATGGTCATGCAGCATTTGATGGTCCTCAAGGCGGCGGTGGCGGTTTTGGCGGTGGCGGTATGAATATGGATGATATATTCAGTCAGTTTGGAGATATTTTTGGCGGTGGCGGCGGTTTCGGAGGCTTCGGTGGCGGTGGTCAAAGACAAGCAATGGTGAAGGGAAGTAATATGCGAATTCGTGTAAAATTAACTTTAGAAGAAATTGCGAAAGGAGTAGAAAAGAAAGTAAAAGTTCGCAGAAAAGTGCAAGCCACAGGTGTTAGATACAAAACTTGTACAACCTGTAATGGTTCTGGTCAGCAAATGCGTGTGACCAACACTATTTTAGGTAGAATGCAAACAGCAACCACTTGTAGTACTTGTTCTGGAGCAGGAGAAATTATAAGTTCTAAACCGGCCGGGGCAGATGCGCAAGGGTTAATTATTAAGGAAGAAACTGTACCTATTAACATTCCAGCGGGTGTAACAGAAGGGGTTCAATTAAAAGTAGGAGGAAAAGGAAATGAAGCTCCCGGTAAAAATTCTATTTCAGGAGATTTATTAGTATTGATTGAAGAAATACCTCATGCTACTTTAAAGAGAGAAGGCACCAATATTCATTATGATTTATATATTAATTTTTCTGAAGCAGTTTTAGGAACTAGTAAAGAAGTAGAGACTGTAACGGGTAAAGTGAAGATTAAAATCGATGCAGGTACACAATCAGGTAGAATTTTACGATTAAAAGGAAAAGGATTACCAAGTATTGAGCGTTATGGAACGGGTGATTTTTTAATTCATACCAATGTATGGACTCCACAAGAATTAAATAAAGAACAAAGACAGTTTTTTGAAAAAATGGCTAAAGACGATAATTTTACGCCAAGTCCAAATACATCCGATAAATCATTTTTTGAGAAAGTAAAGGATATGTTTTCTTAA
- a CDS encoding nucleotide exchange factor GrpE: protein MSKKEEIKSEEVKSEQETVQVEDNQEVEVEVVKEEPTSEEIIQAEKDKFLRLFAEFENYKKRTTRERIELFKTAGQELMTSLLPVVDDFERALAHIKEDTETEELRKGVLLIYQKFYNTLELKGLLKIETNPGDVFDAEIHEAITQIPAPSDDLKGKVIDCVEKGYKLGDKIIRYPKVVIGQ, encoded by the coding sequence ATGAGTAAAAAAGAAGAAATAAAAAGCGAAGAAGTAAAAAGCGAGCAAGAAACTGTTCAAGTTGAAGATAATCAAGAAGTTGAAGTAGAAGTTGTAAAAGAAGAACCTACCTCAGAGGAAATTATTCAAGCTGAAAAAGACAAGTTTTTACGTTTATTTGCCGAGTTTGAAAACTATAAAAAAAGAACAACTAGAGAAAGAATAGAGTTGTTTAAAACTGCAGGACAAGAATTGATGACATCTTTACTGCCAGTTGTTGACGATTTTGAGCGTGCTTTGGCACATATAAAAGAAGATACAGAAACTGAAGAGTTAAGAAAAGGTGTTTTATTAATCTACCAAAAATTTTATAATACTTTAGAGCTTAAAGGATTATTAAAAATAGAAACCAATCCAGGTGATGTTTTTGATGCAGAAATTCATGAAGCAATTACCCAGATTCCTGCTCCTTCAGACGATTTAAAAGGAAAAGTAATTGATTGTGTAGAAAAAGGATATAAGCTAGGTGATAAAATAATTCGTTATCCAAAAGTAGTAATAGGACAGTAA
- a CDS encoding CHRD domain-containing protein: MKKIKLILLLITTSLVLYNCNDDDDNTIPVPSDTLGFDLPSKDVDGISGGATFIENSNGSITAVLHLSGTPDGGSHPAHIHFNTAAEGGGIALSFNPVNGSDGQSVTTFSTLDDGTPITLDELMNFDGYINVHLSADQLGTIVAQGDIGQNDLNGNSKTYDLGEKAAPGISGSVMFAERNNGEVLSQITLAGTPEGGVHPAHIHANTAVEGGGILLSFSPINGDTGMSATNITSFDDGTAFAFSDIETLDAYVNVHLSASELGTIVAQGDIGQNDLTGSTKSYDLGEKAVAGISGTVSFSERVNGEALAEIMLSGTPAGGSHPAHIHANTAVEGGGILFSFAPVNGDTGMSATNVASFDDGSSFGYANIEGLDGYVNVHLSATQLSTIVAQGDIGQNDLTGMTTSYDLGEKAVAGISGTVTFSERKNGEALAEIMLIGTPAGGLHPAHIHANTAVEGGGILFSFTPVNGDTGMSATNVASFDDGSSFGYANIEGLDGYVNVHLSSTELGVIVAQGDIGQNDLTGMTTSYDLGEKAVPGISGTVTFSERKNGEALAEIMLIGTPAGGLHPAHIHANTAVEGGGILFSFTPVNGDTGMSATNVASFDDGSSFGYANIEGLDGYVNVHLSSTELGVIVAQGDIGQNDLTGDSKMYTLAEKDVAGISGTATFYKRVNGSALAVLNVQNTPVGGIHPAHIHQNDVATGGGIAFTFNAVDGTTGMSTTQVSSLDDNTAITYEDILTYNGYINVHLSASELGTIVAQGNIGSNE, translated from the coding sequence ATGAAAAAAATTAAACTAATTTTATTACTAATTACAACATCTTTAGTGCTCTATAATTGTAATGACGATGATGACAATACGATACCAGTACCTTCAGATACCTTAGGTTTCGATTTACCATCAAAAGATGTTGACGGAATTTCTGGGGGAGCAACTTTTATAGAAAATAGCAATGGATCTATAACCGCAGTTTTACATCTTTCTGGAACACCAGACGGAGGGAGTCACCCAGCGCATATACACTTTAACACCGCGGCAGAAGGTGGAGGAATCGCACTTAGTTTTAATCCAGTAAATGGTAGCGATGGACAAAGTGTAACAACGTTTTCAACTTTAGATGATGGAACTCCTATTACATTAGATGAGTTGATGAATTTCGATGGATACATTAATGTGCATTTAAGTGCAGATCAATTAGGCACCATAGTGGCGCAAGGAGATATCGGACAAAATGATTTAAATGGAAATTCTAAAACTTATGATTTAGGAGAAAAGGCAGCACCTGGAATTTCGGGAAGCGTAATGTTTGCAGAACGAAATAATGGAGAAGTTTTGTCTCAGATTACATTAGCAGGCACGCCAGAAGGCGGAGTTCATCCAGCGCATATTCATGCGAATACGGCAGTAGAAGGTGGAGGAATTTTACTTTCATTTTCACCTATTAATGGAGATACAGGAATGAGTGCAACCAATATTACTAGTTTTGATGATGGGACTGCATTTGCCTTCTCAGATATTGAAACTTTAGATGCATATGTGAATGTTCACTTAAGTGCTAGCGAATTAGGAACTATCGTCGCACAAGGAGATATTGGACAAAATGACTTAACTGGATCGACGAAATCTTATGATTTGGGAGAAAAGGCTGTAGCGGGTATTTCAGGAACAGTATCGTTTTCTGAAAGAGTAAATGGAGAAGCCTTGGCTGAAATCATGTTATCAGGAACACCTGCTGGAGGTTCACATCCTGCGCACATTCATGCAAATACCGCAGTAGAAGGTGGAGGGATTCTATTTTCTTTTGCTCCCGTAAATGGAGATACAGGAATGAGTGCAACAAATGTAGCTTCTTTTGATGACGGCTCTTCTTTTGGGTATGCAAACATAGAAGGTTTAGACGGCTATGTGAATGTACATCTAAGCGCAACACAATTAAGCACTATAGTTGCCCAAGGAGATATTGGTCAGAATGATCTTACAGGAATGACAACATCATATGATTTAGGAGAGAAAGCAGTAGCTGGAATTTCAGGAACTGTTACTTTTTCAGAGCGTAAAAATGGAGAAGCCTTGGCTGAAATCATGCTAATAGGAACACCTGCTGGAGGTTTACATCCTGCTCATATCCATGCAAATACCGCAGTAGAAGGAGGAGGGATTCTATTTTCTTTTACTCCCGTAAATGGAGATACAGGAATGAGTGCAACAAATGTAGCGTCTTTTGATGATGGTTCTTCTTTTGGGTATGCAAACATCGAAGGTTTAGATGGTTATGTAAATGTACACCTAAGTTCAACTGAATTAGGAGTTATAGTTGCCCAAGGGGATATTGGTCAGAATGATCTTACAGGAATGACAACATCATATGATTTAGGAGAGAAAGCGGTACCTGGTATTTCAGGAACTGTTACTTTTTCAGAGCGTAAAAATGGAGAAGCCTTGGCTGAAATCATGCTAATAGGAACACCTGCTGGAGGTTTACATCCTGCTCATATCCATGCAAATACCGCAGTAGAAGGAGGAGGGATTCTATTTTCTTTTACTCCCGTAAATGGAGATACAGGAATGAGTGCAACAAATGTAGCGTCTTTTGATGATGGTTCTTCTTTTGGGTATGCAAACATCGAAGGTTTAGATGGTTATGTAAATGTACACCTAAGTTCAACTGAATTAGGAGTTATAGTTGCCCAAGGGGATATTGGTCAGAATGATTTAACTGGAGATTCAAAGATGTATACTTTAGCTGAAAAAGATGTTGCGGGTATTTCAGGTACGGCAACTTTTTATAAAAGAGTAAATGGTTCTGCTCTAGCTGTTTTAAATGTTCAAAACACACCAGTTGGCGGTATACACCCTGCGCACATTCATCAGAATGATGTTGCCACGGGAGGTGGAATTGCGTTCACTTTTAATGCCGTTGATGGTACTACAGGAATGAGTACAACTCAAGTGAGTTCATTAGATGATAATACTGCAATCACTTATGAAGACATATTAACATATAACGGTTATATTAATGTACATTTAAGTGCTAGTGAATTGGGTACTATTGTAGCTCAGGGTAATATTGGATCTAATGAATAA
- a CDS encoding aconitate hydratase — MAFDIDMIKQVYANMTERVDAARKITGQPLTLSEKILYSHLWQGKPTKELARGKDYVDFAPDRIACQDATAQMALLQFMQAGKAKVAVPTTVHCDHLIQAKEGAAKDLKHANSTSSEVFNFLESVSNKYGIGFWKPGAGIIHQVVLENYAFPGGMMIGTDSHTVNAGGLGMVAIGVGGADAVDVMAGMAWELKFPKLIGVRLTGKLSGWTAPKDVILKVAEILTVKGGTGAIVEYFGPGATSMSCTGKGTICNMGAEIGATTSTFGYDESMERYLRATDREDVADAANKVKDYLTADAEVYAHPEKYFDQVIDINLSELGPLLNGPFTPDLSTNVGSEMTEKASANDWPLVVEWGLIGSCTNSSYEDLSRASSIAQQAIDKGLKMKSELGINPGSEQVRYTADRDGILGIFESLNAKIFTNACGPCIGQWARYSDPKNAPKNSIVHSFNRNFAKRADGNPNTHAFVASPEITAAIAIAGRLDFNPLKDSLINENGEEVMFDEPTGWELPPKGFEVKDNGYLAPEEDGSHVKIAVNEDSERLQLLEPFTPLGNTITGAKLLIKAFGKCTTDHISMAGPWLRFRGHLDNIANNTLIGAINAFNKKTNFVKNQLTGEYDAVPAVQRAYKKAGIKTIVVGDHNYGEGSSREHAAMQPRHLGVAAVIVKSFARIHETNLKKQGMLGLTFANESDYDLIQEDDTFNFLDLNEFAPEKQLTIEAVHADGSKDVFKVNHTYNDSQITWYNEGSALNLIKKQNA, encoded by the coding sequence ATGGCATTTGATATTGATATGATCAAGCAGGTTTACGCAAATATGACAGAACGCGTTGATGCTGCACGAAAAATTACTGGACAACCACTTACATTATCTGAAAAGATTTTATATTCTCATTTATGGCAAGGAAAACCTACTAAAGAACTCGCAAGAGGTAAGGATTATGTTGATTTTGCTCCAGATAGAATTGCTTGTCAAGATGCCACCGCTCAGATGGCGCTTTTACAATTTATGCAAGCAGGTAAAGCTAAAGTTGCTGTGCCAACAACCGTTCACTGTGATCATTTAATTCAAGCTAAAGAAGGCGCGGCTAAAGATTTAAAGCACGCTAACAGCACAAGTAGTGAAGTTTTTAATTTTTTAGAATCTGTTTCAAATAAATATGGAATTGGTTTTTGGAAACCAGGAGCAGGAATTATTCACCAAGTAGTTTTAGAAAATTATGCATTTCCTGGAGGAATGATGATTGGTACAGATTCTCATACGGTAAATGCAGGAGGTTTAGGTATGGTTGCTATTGGTGTAGGTGGTGCAGATGCTGTAGATGTAATGGCTGGTATGGCTTGGGAGCTAAAGTTTCCGAAATTGATTGGAGTAAGATTGACTGGGAAATTATCAGGTTGGACAGCTCCAAAAGATGTAATTTTAAAAGTTGCTGAAATATTAACTGTAAAAGGCGGAACAGGAGCAATTGTAGAATATTTTGGACCCGGAGCAACCTCAATGTCCTGTACTGGAAAAGGTACAATTTGTAATATGGGAGCTGAAATTGGTGCAACTACATCAACGTTTGGTTATGATGAATCGATGGAACGTTACTTACGTGCAACAGATAGAGAAGATGTGGCAGATGCAGCGAATAAAGTAAAAGATTATTTAACCGCAGATGCTGAAGTATATGCACATCCAGAAAAATATTTTGATCAAGTAATTGACATAAATTTATCTGAATTAGGACCTTTATTAAACGGACCTTTTACACCAGATTTATCAACAAATGTGGGGTCTGAGATGACAGAAAAAGCTAGTGCAAATGATTGGCCTCTTGTTGTTGAATGGGGATTGATCGGTTCTTGTACAAATTCATCTTACGAAGATTTGTCAAGAGCGTCCTCAATTGCACAACAAGCTATTGATAAAGGGTTAAAAATGAAATCAGAATTAGGGATTAATCCTGGTTCAGAACAAGTAAGATACACTGCAGATAGAGATGGAATTCTTGGAATTTTCGAAAGCTTAAATGCAAAAATATTTACCAATGCTTGTGGTCCATGTATTGGCCAATGGGCAAGATATTCAGATCCTAAAAATGCTCCAAAAAATAGTATTGTGCATTCTTTTAATAGAAACTTTGCGAAAAGAGCAGATGGCAACCCTAATACACACGCTTTTGTGGCATCACCAGAAATAACTGCAGCCATTGCAATTGCTGGTCGTTTAGATTTTAATCCTCTAAAAGATTCTTTAATCAATGAAAACGGAGAAGAAGTAATGTTCGATGAACCAACGGGGTGGGAATTACCTCCAAAAGGTTTTGAGGTAAAAGATAATGGTTATTTAGCTCCTGAAGAAGACGGAAGTCATGTTAAAATTGCTGTAAATGAAGATTCAGAAAGATTACAATTATTAGAACCTTTTACTCCTTTAGGAAATACCATTACAGGAGCAAAATTATTAATAAAGGCTTTTGGTAAATGTACTACGGATCATATTTCTATGGCTGGCCCTTGGTTGCGTTTTAGAGGTCATTTAGATAATATAGCAAACAACACTTTAATCGGAGCAATCAATGCGTTTAATAAAAAAACAAACTTTGTTAAAAACCAATTAACAGGAGAATATGATGCCGTTCCTGCTGTGCAAAGAGCTTATAAAAAAGCAGGGATTAAGACCATCGTTGTTGGTGATCATAATTATGGTGAAGGTTCTTCTAGAGAGCATGCTGCAATGCAACCGAGACATTTAGGTGTTGCTGCTGTTATTGTAAAATCTTTTGCAAGAATTCATGAAACCAACTTAAAGAAACAAGGAATGTTAGGTTTAACGTTTGCGAACGAATCAGATTACGATTTAATTCAAGAAGATGATACGTTTAACTTTTTAGATTTAAACGAATTTGCTCCAGAAAAACAATTAACCATAGAAGCCGTTCATGCAGATGGAAGTAAAGATGTTTTTAAAGTGAATCACACCTATAATGATTCTCAAATCACTTGGTATAACGAAGGTTCTGCTTTAAATTTAATCAAAAAGCAAAACGCTTAA
- a CDS encoding DUF4290 domain-containing protein, with amino-acid sequence MTFDLEYNSERPLMIIPEYGRHIQKLVDHCIALETKEERDKMAKAIVDVMGNLQPHLRDVPDFKHKLWDQLYIMSDFKLDADSPYPIPSREELQEKPESLPYPKYASNYRYYGNNIQTMIDIALSWEEGEKREALVFTIANHMKKCYLNWNKDTVDDAVIFKHLFDLSGEKFDLRNSDEELSESKNLLRKRNFQGQSSSKTSHKKTHHSNQNKNRKR; translated from the coding sequence ATGACATTCGATTTAGAATATAATTCAGAAAGACCGTTAATGATTATTCCAGAATACGGCAGGCATATACAGAAATTAGTAGATCATTGTATCGCTTTAGAAACGAAAGAAGAGCGCGATAAAATGGCAAAAGCAATTGTTGATGTAATGGGAAATTTACAACCTCATTTGCGCGATGTGCCAGATTTTAAGCATAAATTATGGGATCAACTTTATATAATGTCAGATTTTAAATTAGACGCAGATTCACCATATCCAATTCCGTCTAGAGAAGAGTTACAAGAAAAACCAGAAAGTTTACCGTATCCTAAATATGCCTCTAATTATAGGTATTACGGTAACAATATTCAAACAATGATAGACATTGCTTTGAGTTGGGAAGAAGGCGAAAAGAGAGAAGCATTGGTTTTTACGATCGCAAATCACATGAAAAAATGTTATTTAAATTGGAATAAAGATACGGTAGATGATGCCGTAATTTTTAAACATTTATTTGATTTGTCTGGTGAAAAATTTGATTTAAGAAATTCTGATGAAGAATTATCCGAAAGTAAAAACTTGTTAAGAAAAAGAAATTTTCAAGGTCAAAGTAGTTCTAAAACTTCACACAAGAAAACACATCACAGCAACCAGAATAAAAATAGAAAAAGATAA
- a CDS encoding hydroxymethylglutaryl-CoA lyase codes for MKKVKIIECPRDAMQGIKSHFISTEKKALYINSLLKVGFDTIDFGSFVSPKAIPQMRDTAAVLAKLDLSRTESKLLAIIANVRGANDASQFEEIDYLGYPFSISENFQMRNTHKTIDESIKALDEILIIADKTNKEVVAYLSMGFGNPYGDPWNEEIVGNWTEKLATMGVKILSLSDTVGSSTPEVIDYLFSNLIPKYPAIEFGAHLHTTPDKWHEKVNAAYKAGCNRFDGAIKGYGGCPMAKDELTGNMPTEKLLSYFTEAKADTNIKPMSFESAYNKALEVFI; via the coding sequence ATGAAAAAAGTCAAAATTATAGAATGTCCGAGAGACGCAATGCAAGGAATAAAATCTCATTTTATATCCACAGAAAAAAAGGCATTATATATTAATTCATTGCTAAAAGTAGGTTTTGATACTATTGATTTTGGCAGTTTTGTGTCTCCAAAAGCAATTCCTCAAATGCGAGATACAGCTGCAGTTTTAGCAAAATTAGATTTATCTAGAACAGAGAGTAAATTACTTGCAATTATTGCAAATGTAAGAGGAGCCAATGACGCATCTCAATTTGAGGAGATTGATTATTTAGGATATCCTTTTTCAATTTCAGAAAACTTTCAAATGCGTAATACGCATAAAACAATTGATGAATCTATCAAAGCGCTCGATGAAATTTTAATTATTGCTGATAAAACAAACAAAGAAGTTGTTGCCTATTTATCGATGGGTTTTGGCAATCCGTATGGAGATCCTTGGAATGAGGAAATTGTTGGCAATTGGACAGAAAAGTTAGCTACAATGGGCGTAAAAATTTTATCCCTTTCCGATACAGTCGGAAGCTCAACTCCAGAGGTAATTGACTATTTATTTTCAAATTTAATTCCGAAATATCCAGCCATAGAATTTGGAGCACATTTGCATACCACTCCAGACAAATGGCATGAAAAAGTAAATGCCGCCTACAAAGCTGGTTGTAACCGTTTTGATGGCGCAATTAAAGGGTATGGTGGCTGCCCAATGGCAAAAGACGAATTGACAGGAAATATGCCAACGGAAAAATTATTAAGTTATTTTACTGAGGCAAAGGCCGATACAAATATAAAACCGATGAGTTTTGAAAGCGCTTATAATAAGGCTTTAGAGGTCTTTATTTAA
- a CDS encoding MFS transporter: MKNSKLILPVIVISQFCCTSLWFAGNGVMTMLVETFHLQENALSHLTSAVQFGFIFGTFTFALFTISDRFSPSKVFFISAILGAIFNLGLVYSSQNLFSLIVFRFLTGFFLAGIYPVGMKIAADYYQKGLGKSLGYLVGALVLGTALPHLLKDILINYSWKSVLISTSSLSFLGGLLMITFVKDGPYRRPSVGLNLSSSFQVFKNLNFRKAAFGYFGHMWELYTFWTFVPVFLFIYQDLHPNITINISILSFFIIAAGSLSCVLSGFLSQKIGVKKTAFGFLLLSCICCFVFPWIFQLENKNLFIGFLVFWGMVVIADSPLFSTLVAKNAPSKDKGTALTIVNCIGFSITIISIQLISAIQESLNSNFIFLGLALGPILGLMALRRKSSL; encoded by the coding sequence ATGAAAAATTCTAAACTTATACTTCCCGTTATTGTTATCTCTCAATTTTGCTGCACTTCTTTATGGTTTGCAGGCAATGGAGTAATGACCATGCTTGTGGAAACGTTTCATTTACAAGAAAATGCCTTAAGTCATTTAACATCTGCAGTTCAATTTGGTTTTATTTTTGGCACTTTTACATTTGCTTTATTCACAATTTCTGATCGTTTTTCACCTTCAAAAGTATTTTTTATCAGTGCTATTTTAGGCGCAATTTTTAATTTAGGACTCGTTTATTCTTCGCAAAATTTATTTAGCTTAATAGTTTTTCGTTTTTTAACTGGATTTTTCTTGGCCGGAATTTATCCTGTAGGAATGAAGATAGCCGCTGATTATTACCAAAAAGGATTAGGAAAATCGTTGGGTTATTTAGTGGGTGCTTTGGTTTTAGGTACTGCTTTGCCTCATTTATTGAAAGATATTTTAATAAATTATTCATGGAAAAGTGTTTTGATTTCAACTTCTTCTTTATCTTTTTTAGGAGGATTATTAATGATTACCTTTGTAAAAGATGGTCCCTATAGAAGACCAAGCGTAGGATTAAATTTATCAAGTAGTTTTCAGGTTTTTAAAAATCTGAATTTCAGAAAAGCTGCCTTTGGATATTTTGGTCATATGTGGGAGTTGTATACTTTTTGGACTTTTGTGCCTGTATTTTTATTCATCTATCAAGATTTACATCCAAACATAACTATAAATATTTCTATATTATCTTTTTTTATTATTGCTGCTGGAAGCTTGTCTTGCGTTCTATCAGGATTTCTCTCTCAGAAAATAGGCGTTAAAAAAACTGCTTTTGGCTTTTTATTATTATCCTGTATATGTTGTTTTGTTTTTCCTTGGATATTTCAATTGGAAAATAAAAATTTATTTATTGGTTTTTTAGTTTTTTGGGGAATGGTTGTTATCGCTGATTCTCCTCTTTTTTCAACTTTAGTTGCAAAGAATGCTCCTTCAAAAGACAAAGGAACCGCTTTAACGATTGTTAATTGTATTGGATTTTCGATTACCATTATCAGCATTCAATTGATAAGCGCTATCCAAGAATCCTTAAACTCGAACTTTATTTTTCTGGGGCTAGCGCTAGGTCCAATTTTAGGATTAATGGCTTTAAGAAGAAAATCATCTCTATAA
- the murA gene encoding UDP-N-acetylglucosamine 1-carboxyvinyltransferase, whose protein sequence is MASFKIEGGHKLKGTITPQGAKNEVLQILCAVLLTPEKVIINNVPDIIDVNKLIFILGELGVKVEKLSRNSYSFQADNINLKYLESADFKRDGSSLRGSIMIVGPLLARFGKGYIPRPGGDKIGRRRLDTHFEGFINLGAKFRYNKEEHFYGVEADELFGTDMLLDEASVTGTANILMASVLATGTTTIYNAACEPYIQQLCKMLNSMGANITGVGSNLLRIKGVDNLVGCEHNVLPDMIEIGSWIGVAVMTRSALTIKNVSWENLGQIPNVFRKLGIQFEKRGDDIYIPEQESYEIQNYIDGSVLTVSDAPWPGFTPDLLSIILVIATQAKGTVLIHQKMFESRLFFVDKLIDMGAKVILCDPHRATVIGMNFESSLKATKMTSPDIRAGISLLIAALSAKGTSIINNIEQIDRGYENIEARLKSIGAKIERIEN, encoded by the coding sequence ATGGCATCATTTAAAATTGAAGGCGGTCATAAATTAAAAGGGACAATTACTCCACAAGGAGCAAAAAATGAGGTTTTACAAATACTTTGTGCAGTTTTATTAACTCCAGAAAAAGTAATCATCAATAATGTTCCTGATATTATAGATGTAAATAAATTAATTTTTATTTTAGGAGAACTGGGGGTTAAAGTAGAGAAGTTAAGCAGAAACTCTTATTCTTTTCAGGCAGATAACATCAATTTAAAATATTTAGAATCTGCTGATTTTAAAAGAGATGGCAGTTCTTTGCGTGGTTCTATTATGATTGTAGGTCCATTATTAGCTCGTTTTGGAAAAGGATATATTCCTAGACCTGGAGGAGATAAAATAGGTAGAAGAAGATTAGATACGCATTTTGAGGGTTTTATTAATTTAGGTGCAAAATTTAGATATAATAAAGAAGAACATTTTTACGGTGTAGAAGCCGATGAATTGTTTGGTACAGATATGTTATTAGATGAAGCATCGGTTACCGGAACTGCTAACATTTTAATGGCATCAGTTTTAGCCACCGGAACTACAACAATTTACAATGCTGCTTGCGAGCCTTACATTCAACAATTATGTAAAATGTTGAATTCTATGGGGGCAAATATTACAGGTGTTGGCTCTAATTTATTAAGGATAAAAGGCGTTGATAATTTAGTGGGATGCGAGCATAACGTTTTACCAGACATGATTGAAATTGGCTCTTGGATTGGAGTTGCTGTTATGACACGCTCAGCGTTAACAATTAAGAATGTTAGCTGGGAAAATTTAGGGCAAATCCCGAATGTTTTTAGAAAACTCGGAATTCAATTTGAAAAAAGAGGTGATGATATCTACATTCCAGAACAAGAATCTTACGAAATTCAGAATTATATTGACGGTTCTGTTTTAACAGTTTCAGATGCTCCTTGGCCAGGTTTTACGCCAGATTTATTGAGTATTATTTTGGTCATCGCAACTCAAGCAAAAGGTACGGTTTTAATCCATCAAAAAATGTTTGAAAGTAGATTGTTTTTTGTTGATAAATTGATTGATATGGGCGCAAAAGTAATTTTGTGCGATCCTCATAGAGCCACTGTAATTGGTATGAATTTTGAAAGTTCTTTAAAAGCAACCAAAATGACATCTCCAGACATTAGAGCAGGTATTTCATTATTAATAGCGGCACTTTCGGCAAAAGGAACCTCAATTATTAACAATATTGAACAAATAGATAGAGGTTACGAAAATATTGAGGCGCGCTTAAAATCTATTGGGGCTAAAATTGAAAGAATTGAAAATTAA
- a CDS encoding HNH endonuclease, which translates to MIRNIYNEEWKEVQFDEKISKKLKFKISNYGRVINCSNEKEYLRKPTFIRGYENISLKQEVNQKSTSRYVHKLVAQHFIEKETEDQIYVIHLNYDKEDNSVENLKWATKREKELHQFNNPTWNEILKNKSRDFAKLSVGKVKIIKRQLKNKNNRISMIAKRFGVSDTQIHRIKSGENWSDVQI; encoded by the coding sequence ATGATACGAAATATTTATAACGAAGAATGGAAAGAAGTTCAGTTTGATGAAAAAATATCAAAAAAACTTAAGTTTAAAATTTCTAATTATGGCAGAGTTATTAATTGTTCCAATGAAAAGGAATATTTAAGAAAACCAACTTTTATCCGAGGCTATGAAAACATTTCTTTAAAACAAGAAGTTAACCAAAAATCAACGAGTAGATATGTGCATAAATTAGTAGCACAGCACTTTATTGAAAAAGAAACTGAAGATCAAATTTATGTGATACATTTAAATTACGATAAAGAGGATAACAGCGTAGAAAATTTAAAATGGGCAACGAAAAGAGAAAAGGAATTACATCAATTTAACAACCCAACTTGGAATGAAATTTTAAAAAATAAGAGTAGAGATTTTGCTAAATTATCTGTAGGAAAAGTAAAAATTATAAAGCGACAGCTTAAAAATAAAAATAATAGAATATCGATGATTGCCAAGCGATTTGGAGTCTCTGACACCCAAATTCATAGAATAAAATCAGGTGAAAATTGGTCTGATGTGCAGATCTAA